The Flexivirga oryzae genome has a segment encoding these proteins:
- a CDS encoding beta-ketoacyl-ACP synthase III: MTVQPKHTGTLSAPSGARYARIIGVGGYRPERVITNEEVCTWIDSSDQWIQERSGIVSRRWARPDETVVDMSEAAAREALQAAGMGADRISAVVVATVTHPYQTPAAAPALATRLGANGVPAFDISAACAGYCHGISIAADMVRGGSAENVLVVGVEKLSAFTDIHDRGTAFIFGDGAGAAIVGPSDHPAIGPTVWGSDGEKWETIQQREPWTDLREQWFDEAEAGKSASLDPGETYAGTSLSMAGQSVFRWAVWSMAPVAQQAIDAAGITADDLDVFIPHQANMRIIDAMIKQLKLPADIPVARDIAETGNTSAASIPLATERMLREGEAPHGGLALQIGFGAGLAYAAQVIELP; encoded by the coding sequence ATGACCGTCCAGCCGAAGCACACCGGCACCCTGTCCGCGCCGTCCGGCGCGCGCTACGCCCGCATCATCGGCGTCGGTGGTTACCGTCCCGAGCGGGTCATCACCAACGAGGAGGTCTGCACCTGGATCGACTCCTCCGACCAGTGGATCCAGGAGCGCTCGGGCATCGTGTCCCGCCGCTGGGCGCGACCCGACGAGACGGTCGTCGACATGTCCGAAGCGGCCGCGCGGGAGGCGCTGCAAGCCGCCGGCATGGGCGCCGACCGGATCAGTGCGGTCGTCGTCGCCACCGTCACGCACCCCTACCAGACCCCCGCGGCGGCGCCGGCGCTGGCGACCCGGCTGGGCGCCAACGGCGTGCCCGCGTTCGACATCTCGGCCGCCTGCGCCGGCTACTGCCACGGCATCTCGATCGCCGCGGACATGGTCCGCGGCGGCAGCGCCGAGAACGTCCTCGTGGTCGGTGTGGAGAAGTTGTCGGCGTTCACCGACATCCACGACCGCGGCACGGCGTTCATCTTCGGCGACGGTGCCGGCGCCGCCATCGTCGGTCCGTCCGACCACCCCGCGATCGGCCCGACCGTGTGGGGTTCGGACGGCGAGAAGTGGGAGACGATCCAGCAACGCGAGCCGTGGACCGACCTGCGCGAGCAGTGGTTCGACGAGGCCGAGGCCGGCAAGTCCGCCTCGCTCGACCCGGGCGAGACCTACGCGGGCACCTCGCTGTCGATGGCCGGGCAGTCGGTGTTCCGCTGGGCGGTGTGGTCGATGGCACCGGTGGCGCAGCAGGCCATCGACGCCGCCGGCATCACCGCCGACGACCTGGACGTCTTCATCCCGCACCAGGCGAACATGCGCATCATCGACGCGATGATCAAGCAGTTGAAGCTGCCCGCGGACATCCCGGTCGCCCGCGACATCGCCGAGACCGGCAACACCTCCGCGGCGTCCATCCCGCTCGCGACCGAGCGCATGCTGCGCGAGGGCGAGGCCCCGCACGGGGGCCTGGCGCTGCAGATCGGCTTCGGCGCGGGGCTGGCCTACGCGGCGCAGGTCATCGAGTTGCCGTAG
- a CDS encoding acyltransferase domain-containing protein has translation MLAIVCPGQGSQTPGFLSPWMEVPGFADHLQRLSQVADTDLVAHGTTSDAETIKDTAVAQPLIVGAGLGTLAALLDGAAVPAGAALAGHSVGEITAAAAAGVLSEDDAMGFVTERGRGMARAAAVTPTGMAAILGGAEDEVLATLESHGLTPANRNGAGQIVAAGTLEELAALQEAPPAKARVIPLQVAGAFHTEHMAPAVEALRTHAAALTTHDPQVTLLSNKDGAAVARGGEFLDRLVAQVAGPVRWDAAMQTMLDLGVTGLIELCPAGTLVGLAKRGMRGVASVAVKTPDDLDKARDLIREHAGDTTGTSQGS, from the coding sequence GTGTTAGCGATCGTCTGCCCTGGACAGGGCTCGCAAACCCCCGGTTTTCTCTCCCCCTGGATGGAGGTGCCCGGTTTCGCCGACCACCTGCAACGGCTGTCGCAGGTCGCCGACACCGACCTGGTCGCCCACGGCACCACCTCGGATGCCGAGACCATCAAGGACACCGCGGTCGCCCAGCCGCTCATCGTCGGCGCCGGGCTCGGCACGCTGGCCGCCCTGCTCGACGGCGCGGCGGTGCCTGCCGGCGCGGCCCTGGCCGGTCACTCGGTCGGGGAGATCACCGCGGCCGCAGCGGCCGGGGTGCTCAGCGAGGACGACGCCATGGGCTTCGTCACCGAACGCGGACGAGGTATGGCGCGCGCCGCCGCCGTCACACCCACCGGGATGGCCGCGATCCTCGGCGGCGCCGAGGACGAGGTCCTCGCGACCCTGGAGTCGCACGGGCTGACCCCGGCCAACCGCAACGGCGCCGGCCAGATCGTGGCGGCCGGCACGCTGGAGGAACTGGCGGCGCTGCAGGAGGCGCCACCGGCCAAGGCCCGCGTCATACCGCTGCAGGTCGCCGGTGCCTTCCACACCGAGCACATGGCACCGGCGGTCGAGGCGCTGCGGACCCACGCCGCGGCGCTCACCACCCACGACCCGCAGGTGACGCTGCTGTCCAACAAGGACGGCGCGGCCGTCGCGCGCGGCGGCGAGTTCCTCGACCGACTGGTCGCGCAGGTCGCCGGCCCGGTCCGCTGGGATGCGGCGATGCAGACCATGCTCGACCTCGGCGTGACCGGCCTGATCGAACTGTGCCCGGCGGGCACGCTCGTCGGGCTGGCCAAGCGCGGCATGCGCGGCGTTGCGAGCGTCGCCGTCAAGACGCCGGACGACCTCGACAAGGCACGCGACCTCATCCGCGAGCACGCAGGCGACACCACCGGCACGTCCCAAGGGAGCTGA
- a CDS encoding PucR family transcriptional regulator: MSTTTGQRLQRSADLLSTAAIARLDESYEWYRRLPADERSWVGLVAQAGIAAFISWYREPRTSPPMPIDVFATAPRELTRTIALQQTLQMVRTAIDVVEEHVPQLAAPGEEHQLREAVLSYSREIAFAAAHVYAQAAESRGAWDARLEALVVDAVLRAEADDELSSRVAALGWNDVRGVIVIAGAAPHGPGTEALDALRRNASHEGLVALASVQRNLLIAILGGVDDGLTVAGRFQQLWGEGAVVVGPRVPHLYAAGRSARAALSGFSAAAAWPDAPRPCPASELLPERALAGDTRARRALVDKVTRPLRDRPALRETVPAYLHNGGLEATSRALFVHPNTVRYRLGRIAELTGYDLTDTRDAFTVRLALALSRL; the protein is encoded by the coding sequence ATGTCCACAACCACCGGGCAGCGACTGCAGCGCAGCGCCGACCTGCTGTCCACCGCTGCGATCGCCCGCCTGGACGAGAGCTACGAGTGGTACCGCCGGTTGCCGGCCGACGAGCGGTCGTGGGTCGGTCTCGTCGCGCAGGCCGGCATCGCGGCCTTCATCAGCTGGTACCGCGAACCGCGCACGTCTCCCCCGATGCCGATCGACGTGTTCGCGACGGCTCCGCGCGAGCTGACCCGGACCATCGCGCTGCAACAGACGCTGCAGATGGTGCGCACCGCCATCGACGTGGTCGAGGAGCACGTCCCGCAGCTCGCGGCCCCCGGCGAGGAGCATCAGCTGCGGGAGGCGGTCCTGTCCTACTCCCGGGAGATCGCGTTCGCCGCCGCCCATGTCTACGCGCAGGCGGCGGAGTCCCGCGGCGCCTGGGACGCGCGCCTGGAGGCGCTCGTGGTCGATGCCGTCCTGCGGGCGGAGGCCGACGACGAGCTCAGTTCGCGAGTCGCAGCGCTCGGCTGGAACGACGTGCGGGGCGTCATCGTGATCGCCGGAGCGGCGCCCCACGGACCGGGCACCGAGGCGTTGGATGCATTGCGACGCAACGCATCCCACGAGGGTCTTGTCGCGCTCGCGTCGGTGCAGCGCAACCTGCTGATCGCCATCCTGGGCGGCGTCGACGACGGCCTGACCGTCGCCGGCCGGTTCCAGCAGCTGTGGGGTGAGGGTGCCGTCGTGGTCGGCCCCCGTGTCCCCCACCTGTATGCCGCCGGGCGCAGCGCCCGCGCGGCGCTGTCCGGCTTCTCCGCCGCAGCCGCCTGGCCGGATGCGCCACGCCCCTGCCCGGCGAGCGAACTGCTGCCCGAGCGCGCACTGGCCGGGGACACCCGGGCCCGCCGGGCGCTGGTGGACAAGGTCACCCGGCCGCTGCGTGACCGGCCGGCACTGCGCGAGACCGTCCCGGCATACCTGCACAACGGCGGCCTGGAGGCGACGTCGCGGGCGTTGTTCGTGCACCCGAACACGGTGCGCTACCGGCTCGGCCGGATCGCGGAACTGACCGGCTACGACCTGACCGACACCCGCGACGCGTTCACCGTCCGGCTCGCGCTCGCGCTGTCACGACTCTGA
- the aceE gene encoding pyruvate dehydrogenase (acetyl-transferring), homodimeric type, translating into MAREDAGPILNGIPSQLPDIDPEETQEWIDSLDGLIDEVGQTRARYVMLKLLERSRERRIGVPSLTATDYINTISPEAEPWFPGDEEVERHYRAWMRWNAAMMVHRAQRPGVGVGGHISTYASAATLYEVGFNHFFRGKSHPGGGDQVFFQGHASPGMYARAFLEGRLSEDQLDGFRQEHSHIVQGKRLGLPSYPHPRNMPDFWEFPTVSMGIGPMNAIYQAQFNKYLHGRGLKDTSQQHVWAFLGDGEMDEPESRGLLQLAANEELDNLTFVINCNLQRLDGPVRGNGKIIQELESFFRGAGWNVIKCIWGRGWDPLLAADRDGALVNVMNTTRDGDYQTFRANDGAYVREHFFGRDPRTRDMVKDWTDDDIWWKLKRGGHDYRKVYAAYQAATEHTGQPTVVLVKTIKGYSLGTHFAGRNATHQMKKMTLEDLKGFRDSLRIPISDAVLEENPYLPPYYHPGEDDPAIQYMRERRAKLGGGLPDRRHTASALKLPDEKAYAAAKKGSGKQEIATTMAFVRILKDMMRDKEFGKHVVPVIPDEARTFGMDSFFPTAKIYNPHGQQYTSVDAELMLAYKEATNGQILHLGINESGSVAAFTAAGTSYATHGVPMVPIYIFYSMFGFQRTADFIWAASDQMTRGFLIGATAGRTTLTGEGLQHADGHSLLLAATNPAVVAYDPAYGYEIAHIVQDGLRRMFGDNAENVIYYLTVYNEPMQQPAEPENADVEGILRGIHLLAEGDTGDRPDAPRAQLLASGVGVPWALEAQQLLRDDWGVVADVWSVTSWNELRRDGEASDELRFLHPDAEQQVPFITQKLQGRPGPVVAVSDWQRSVQEQIRPWVPGDYVTLGADGFGFSDTRAAARRVFHIDGPSMVVRTLQELASRGEVDPGLARQAADKYDLLNPQAGTSGNAGGDA; encoded by the coding sequence ATGGCGCGCGAGGACGCAGGACCGATCCTCAACGGCATACCCAGCCAGCTGCCGGACATCGACCCGGAAGAGACCCAGGAGTGGATCGACTCCCTCGACGGACTCATCGACGAGGTCGGCCAGACGCGGGCCAGGTACGTCATGCTCAAGCTGCTCGAGCGATCGCGCGAGCGCCGGATCGGCGTTCCGTCCCTGACAGCGACCGACTACATCAACACGATCAGCCCGGAGGCCGAGCCGTGGTTCCCCGGTGACGAGGAGGTCGAGCGCCACTACCGGGCATGGATGCGGTGGAACGCCGCGATGATGGTGCACCGCGCCCAGCGGCCCGGCGTCGGCGTCGGTGGCCACATCTCGACCTACGCGTCCGCGGCAACCCTCTACGAGGTCGGCTTCAACCACTTCTTCCGTGGCAAGAGCCACCCGGGCGGCGGCGACCAGGTCTTCTTCCAGGGCCACGCCTCACCGGGCATGTACGCCCGGGCGTTCCTCGAGGGCCGCCTGTCCGAGGACCAGCTGGACGGCTTCCGCCAGGAGCACTCGCACATCGTGCAGGGCAAGCGTCTGGGCCTGCCGTCATACCCCCACCCGCGCAACATGCCGGACTTCTGGGAGTTCCCGACGGTGTCCATGGGCATCGGCCCGATGAACGCGATCTACCAGGCACAGTTCAACAAGTACCTGCACGGACGCGGCCTGAAGGACACCAGCCAGCAGCACGTCTGGGCGTTCCTCGGCGACGGCGAGATGGACGAGCCGGAGTCGCGCGGGCTGCTGCAGCTGGCGGCCAACGAGGAGCTGGACAACCTCACCTTCGTGATCAACTGCAACCTGCAGCGGCTGGACGGCCCGGTGCGCGGCAACGGCAAGATCATCCAGGAGCTGGAGAGCTTCTTCCGCGGCGCCGGCTGGAACGTCATCAAGTGCATCTGGGGCCGTGGCTGGGACCCGCTGCTGGCGGCCGACCGCGACGGTGCGCTGGTCAACGTCATGAACACCACCCGCGACGGCGACTACCAGACCTTCCGGGCCAACGACGGCGCCTACGTCCGCGAGCACTTCTTCGGCCGCGACCCGCGGACCCGGGACATGGTCAAGGACTGGACCGACGACGACATCTGGTGGAAGCTCAAGCGCGGCGGACACGACTACCGCAAGGTCTACGCCGCCTACCAGGCCGCCACGGAGCACACCGGGCAGCCGACCGTCGTCCTGGTCAAGACGATCAAGGGTTACAGCCTCGGCACCCACTTCGCCGGCCGCAACGCGACCCACCAGATGAAGAAGATGACGCTGGAGGACCTCAAGGGCTTCCGCGACTCACTGCGCATCCCGATCAGCGACGCGGTGCTGGAGGAGAACCCCTACCTGCCGCCGTACTACCACCCCGGCGAGGACGACCCGGCCATCCAGTACATGCGCGAGCGCCGCGCCAAGCTGGGCGGCGGCCTGCCCGACCGGCGGCACACCGCGAGCGCGCTCAAACTGCCGGACGAAAAGGCTTACGCCGCAGCGAAGAAGGGCTCCGGCAAGCAGGAGATCGCCACCACGATGGCCTTCGTGCGCATCCTGAAGGACATGATGCGCGACAAGGAGTTCGGCAAGCACGTCGTGCCGGTCATCCCGGACGAGGCGCGCACCTTCGGGATGGACTCGTTCTTCCCGACCGCGAAGATCTACAACCCGCACGGCCAGCAGTACACCTCGGTCGACGCGGAGCTGATGCTCGCCTACAAGGAGGCCACGAACGGCCAGATCCTGCACCTGGGCATCAACGAGTCCGGATCGGTCGCCGCGTTCACCGCGGCCGGCACGTCGTACGCCACGCACGGTGTGCCGATGGTGCCGATCTACATCTTCTACTCGATGTTCGGTTTCCAGCGCACCGCCGACTTCATCTGGGCCGCCTCGGACCAGATGACCCGCGGTTTCCTGATCGGCGCGACCGCCGGACGGACCACACTCACCGGTGAGGGTCTGCAGCACGCCGATGGTCACTCGTTGCTGCTCGCGGCAACCAATCCTGCTGTCGTTGCGTACGATCCGGCCTACGGCTACGAGATCGCACACATCGTGCAGGACGGCCTGCGGCGAATGTTCGGCGACAACGCGGAGAACGTCATCTACTACCTGACGGTCTACAACGAGCCGATGCAGCAGCCCGCCGAGCCGGAGAACGCCGACGTCGAGGGCATCCTGCGCGGCATCCACCTGCTCGCCGAGGGCGACACCGGCGACCGGCCCGACGCACCGCGCGCCCAGCTGCTCGCCTCCGGTGTCGGTGTGCCGTGGGCGCTGGAGGCGCAGCAGCTGCTGCGCGACGACTGGGGTGTGGTGGCCGACGTCTGGTCGGTGACGTCCTGGAACGAGTTGCGCCGCGACGGCGAGGCGTCGGACGAGCTGCGCTTCCTGCACCCGGACGCCGAGCAGCAGGTGCCGTTCATCACCCAGAAGCTGCAGGGTCGTCCCGGCCCGGTCGTGGCGGTGTCCGACTGGCAGCGCTCGGTGCAGGAGCAGATCCGCCCGTGGGTGCCCGGTGACTACGTCACGCTCGGCGCCGACGGCTTCGGCTTCAGCGACACCCGGGCGGCGGCCCGGCGCGTCTTCCACATCGACGGCCCGTCGATGGTGGTGCGCACCCTGCAGGAGCTGGCCTCCCGCGGCGAGGTCGACCCCGGCCTGGCCCGGCAGGCTGCCGACAAGTACGACCTGCTCAACCCGCAGGCCGGCACCAGCGGCAACGCGGGCGGCGACGCCTGA
- a CDS encoding bifunctional allantoicase/(S)-ureidoglycine aminohydrolase, which translates to MTNTYYTPRGGLPAQTELTTDRSIFTEAYAVLPRRTMSDITTSRLPFWDDTRLWVLARPLTGFSETFSQYIVEVGPGGGSDRPDTNPDAESVLFVVDGELRLELAGTEHRLPAGGYAFLKPGESWTLHNDTGSTATFHWIRKRYTVVDGIDLPESFVTHESDVAMGAMPDTDGRWCTQRFADPDDVRHDMHVNIVTFEPGGAIPFPETHVMEHGLYVLEGKAVYLLNKDWVEVQEGDFMWLRAFCPQACYAGGPGRFRYLLYKDVHRHAPLNLP; encoded by the coding sequence ATGACGAACACCTACTACACGCCGCGCGGCGGTCTCCCGGCGCAGACCGAGCTCACCACCGATCGCTCGATCTTCACCGAGGCGTACGCCGTGCTCCCCCGCCGCACGATGAGCGACATCACCACCAGCCGGCTCCCGTTCTGGGACGACACGCGGCTGTGGGTGCTCGCCCGGCCGCTCACCGGTTTCAGCGAGACGTTCTCGCAGTACATCGTCGAGGTCGGCCCCGGCGGCGGCAGTGACCGCCCCGACACCAACCCCGACGCCGAGAGCGTGCTGTTCGTCGTCGACGGCGAGCTGCGTCTCGAGCTGGCCGGGACCGAACACCGGCTGCCGGCCGGCGGCTACGCCTTCCTCAAGCCGGGCGAGTCCTGGACGCTGCACAACGACACCGGGTCCACCGCCACGTTCCACTGGATCCGTAAGCGCTACACCGTCGTTGACGGCATCGACCTGCCCGAGTCGTTCGTCACCCACGAGTCCGACGTCGCGATGGGCGCGATGCCCGACACCGACGGCCGGTGGTGCACCCAGCGGTTCGCCGACCCCGACGACGTGCGCCACGACATGCACGTCAACATCGTCACCTTCGAGCCCGGCGGCGCCATCCCGTTCCCGGAGACGCACGTCATGGAGCACGGCCTCTACGTGCTCGAGGGCAAGGCGGTCTACCTGCTCAACAAGGACTGGGTCGAAGTGCAGGAGGGCGACTTCATGTGGTTGCGCGCCTTCTGCCCGCAGGCCTGCTACGCCGGCGGCCCCGGACGCTTCCGCTACCTGCTCTACAAGGACGTCCACCGGCACGCTCCGCTCAACCTGCCGTAG
- a CDS encoding DUF6986 family protein — translation MSDFRTTLTERLDASLAAADAALVRHYPGPPAGRHPIHTVYLPADRCGADDVRTFAAAARELLATYAPGPDELAQATGEPVEDVAAVYERVVAKLQDEPIEDLRADFEDGYGVRSDDAEDTHLTAVLAAFADLAKTDELPAWHGIRFKSFEAPTRARGVRTLVDYQRGMTDAGLLPGNVLTLPKVTSVDQAAAMDTACAALEQELGLPSGSVTFEIQVETPQAILAADGTTAVARMVHAALGRVSSLVYGTFDYSAGLGIAAAYQALDHPAADHAKAVMQVAAAQTGTRICDGSTNVVAFGDRESAHATWRLHTGLVTRSLVRGIYQGWDMHPGHLVSRYLANFLFFRRALPSAAARLAAYVHQTSGGDVMDEPATARMLAQALLRGVHCGAIGADEVESACQLTVPELTELTHRRSGAPT, via the coding sequence GTGTCCGATTTCCGTACCACGCTCACCGAGCGTCTCGACGCCTCGCTCGCCGCTGCCGACGCGGCGCTCGTGCGTCATTATCCGGGGCCGCCGGCAGGCCGCCACCCGATCCACACCGTCTACCTGCCGGCCGACCGCTGCGGCGCGGACGACGTCCGCACGTTCGCGGCGGCCGCCCGCGAGTTGCTGGCGACGTACGCCCCCGGTCCGGACGAACTCGCGCAGGCCACCGGCGAGCCCGTCGAGGACGTCGCCGCGGTCTACGAGCGCGTCGTCGCGAAGCTGCAGGACGAGCCGATCGAGGACCTGCGCGCAGACTTCGAGGACGGTTACGGCGTGCGATCGGACGATGCGGAGGACACCCACCTGACGGCGGTGCTCGCCGCTTTCGCCGACCTGGCCAAAACCGACGAACTTCCCGCCTGGCACGGCATCCGCTTCAAGTCGTTCGAGGCGCCGACCCGGGCGCGCGGTGTGCGGACCCTGGTGGACTACCAGCGGGGTATGACGGACGCGGGCCTGCTGCCCGGCAACGTCCTCACCCTGCCGAAGGTCACCAGCGTCGACCAGGCGGCAGCGATGGACACGGCGTGCGCGGCCCTCGAGCAGGAGCTCGGATTGCCTTCGGGGAGCGTGACTTTCGAGATCCAGGTCGAGACACCGCAGGCGATCCTCGCCGCCGACGGGACAACGGCGGTCGCGCGGATGGTGCACGCGGCGCTCGGCCGGGTCAGCTCACTGGTCTACGGCACCTTCGACTACAGCGCGGGCCTCGGCATCGCCGCGGCATACCAGGCGCTGGATCACCCGGCCGCCGACCACGCCAAGGCCGTCATGCAGGTCGCCGCCGCCCAGACCGGCACCCGCATCTGCGACGGGTCCACCAACGTCGTCGCCTTCGGCGACCGCGAGTCGGCGCACGCGACGTGGCGGCTGCACACCGGCCTGGTCACCCGCTCCCTGGTCCGCGGCATCTACCAGGGCTGGGACATGCACCCCGGCCACCTCGTGTCGCGCTACCTGGCGAACTTCCTGTTCTTCCGGCGCGCGCTGCCCAGCGCGGCCGCCCGCCTCGCGGCATACGTGCACCAGACCTCCGGCGGCGACGTGATGGACGAGCCGGCGACGGCTCGCATGCTCGCGCAGGCCCTGTTACGCGGTGTCCACTGTGGCGCGATCGGCGCCGACGAGGTCGAATCCGCCTGTCAACTCACCGTTCCCGAGCTCACCGAGCTCACTCACCGAAGGTCAGGAGCCCCCACATGA
- a CDS encoding IclR family transcriptional regulator has product MAQQSRPGGVQSVGRALDILELIDQAGGEMALVEVSAASGLPMPTIHRLVRTLVDRNYLRQLPDRRYALGSRLIPLGNSALDAFGSRSSSALADVVRRLGESANLSALDGDMLVYVGQAPSPRAMRMFTELGQHVHPHCRAAGKALLAQLGDDEVRSILDRIGMPPMTAATITDPDEFIAQLDRVRREGVAHEYGEMEEGVVCLALPVVGGTANLALSISGPASRMTEALQERAVPVLREVAGELATQLAV; this is encoded by the coding sequence ATGGCACAACAGAGCCGCCCCGGGGGTGTGCAGTCCGTGGGCCGCGCGCTCGACATACTCGAGCTGATCGACCAGGCGGGCGGTGAGATGGCGCTCGTGGAGGTCAGCGCGGCCTCCGGACTGCCGATGCCGACCATCCACCGGCTGGTGCGCACCCTGGTGGACCGCAACTATCTGCGGCAGTTGCCGGACCGCCGCTACGCGCTGGGGTCGCGGCTGATCCCGCTGGGCAACTCCGCGCTCGACGCGTTCGGTTCGCGCAGCAGTTCGGCGCTCGCCGACGTCGTGCGCCGGCTGGGGGAGAGCGCCAACCTGTCGGCCCTCGACGGCGACATGCTGGTGTATGTCGGGCAGGCCCCGTCGCCCCGGGCGATGCGCATGTTCACCGAGTTGGGTCAGCACGTGCACCCGCACTGCCGGGCGGCGGGCAAGGCGTTGCTCGCCCAGCTGGGGGACGACGAGGTGCGCAGCATCCTGGACCGGATCGGCATGCCGCCGATGACAGCTGCGACCATCACCGACCCGGACGAGTTCATCGCGCAACTGGACCGGGTGCGGCGGGAGGGCGTCGCGCACGAGTACGGCGAGATGGAGGAAGGCGTCGTCTGCCTGGCGCTTCCGGTCGTGGGCGGCACGGCGAACCTCGCGTTGTCGATCTCGGGGCCCGCCTCGCGGATGACCGAGGCGCTGCAGGAACGTGCGGTGCCGGTGCTGCGGGAGGTCGCCGGTGAGCTCGCGACACAGCTGGCCGTCTGA
- the uraD gene encoding 2-oxo-4-hydroxy-4-carboxy-5-ureidoimidazoline decarboxylase, whose product MRNTTSTQRNTLEGFNTASDDDAFRTLLPLCSADRWARAVAAGRPYADLGALLEASDRVFGELEVADLDAALAGHPRIGDRVGGDDEAARLSRSEQSAMQSADQQVADQILAGNAAYEQRFDRVFLIRAAGRAPEEILAELQRRLGNDPATEVAEVREQLRQITRLRLEATFSA is encoded by the coding sequence ATGCGGAATACAACTTCCACACAGCGGAATACGCTGGAGGGCTTCAACACAGCGTCGGACGACGACGCGTTCCGCACGCTGCTGCCGCTGTGCAGCGCCGATCGCTGGGCGCGAGCCGTCGCAGCCGGTCGGCCGTATGCAGACCTGGGCGCGCTCCTCGAGGCGTCGGACCGGGTGTTCGGTGAGCTGGAGGTCGCGGACCTGGACGCGGCGCTGGCCGGACACCCGAGGATCGGGGACCGGGTCGGCGGCGACGACGAGGCAGCCCGGCTCTCGCGCTCCGAGCAGTCGGCGATGCAGTCGGCCGACCAGCAGGTCGCCGACCAGATCCTGGCCGGCAACGCCGCCTACGAGCAGCGCTTCGACCGGGTCTTCCTGATCCGCGCCGCGGGGCGCGCCCCCGAGGAGATCCTCGCCGAACTGCAGCGCCGGCTCGGCAACGACCCGGCCACCGAGGTGGCCGAGGTGCGCGAGCAGCTGCGCCAGATCACCCGCCTGCGACTGGAAGCGACCTTTTCCGCATGA
- the uraH gene encoding hydroxyisourate hydrolase: MSSSLSTHVLDAVNGTPATGVAVTVFSQTGAGTDGQPIGAGTTDDDGRVPGLVPDGLQPGTYRIVFATGSFFERAGVRAFYPEVAITFVVDEDRHYHVPLLLSPFAFSTYRGS; the protein is encoded by the coding sequence ATGAGTTCGTCCCTGTCCACCCATGTTTTGGACGCCGTCAACGGAACACCGGCCACCGGTGTCGCCGTCACGGTGTTCTCCCAGACCGGTGCCGGAACCGATGGCCAGCCCATCGGCGCCGGGACCACCGACGATGACGGCCGCGTCCCCGGACTGGTGCCCGACGGGCTCCAGCCCGGGACCTACCGCATCGTCTTCGCCACCGGCAGCTTCTTCGAGCGTGCCGGGGTCCGGGCCTTCTATCCCGAGGTGGCGATCACCTTCGTCGTCGACGAAGACCGGCACTACCACGTGCCATTGCTACTGAGTCCGTTCGCGTTCTCCACCTATAGAGGGAGCTGA
- the pucL gene encoding factor-independent urate hydroxylase — protein MSYVLGHNQYGKAEVHVVRVFRDNPDAPHDLVDYNVSVSLSGDFTDAHKTGDQANVLTTDACKNTVNSYAKEAGEAVREPESFGLALAEHFLEVPQVSGVRINIEAFPWARSHDNPHAFVKNGDYVRTVTVTGSDAGTSVVSGLKELTVLKTTDSEFHGFYQDKYTTLQPTDDRIMATAVTAQWAHEGTDVEWGKSFDQVLDAITGSFAAAYSYALQHTLFDMGSAVLDAAPSVAEVRFSCPNKHHFVVDLSPFGVENNCEVHYAADRPYGLIEATVKRTEDVDKTSAYDPGQAW, from the coding sequence ATGTCCTATGTGCTCGGGCACAACCAATACGGCAAGGCCGAGGTCCACGTCGTTCGCGTCTTCCGGGACAACCCGGATGCACCGCACGACCTGGTCGACTACAACGTCTCGGTGTCGCTCAGCGGTGACTTCACCGATGCCCACAAGACCGGTGACCAGGCCAACGTGCTGACCACCGACGCCTGCAAGAACACCGTGAACTCCTACGCCAAGGAGGCCGGTGAGGCGGTCCGCGAGCCGGAGTCGTTCGGCCTCGCGCTCGCCGAGCACTTCCTGGAGGTGCCGCAGGTCTCCGGGGTGCGCATCAACATCGAGGCGTTCCCCTGGGCCCGCTCGCACGACAACCCGCACGCGTTCGTCAAGAACGGCGACTACGTACGCACCGTCACCGTCACCGGGAGCGACGCCGGCACCAGCGTCGTCAGCGGCCTGAAGGAGCTCACCGTCCTGAAGACGACCGACTCGGAGTTCCACGGCTTCTACCAGGACAAGTACACGACGCTGCAGCCGACCGACGACCGCATCATGGCGACCGCGGTCACGGCGCAGTGGGCGCACGAGGGCACCGACGTCGAGTGGGGCAAGTCGTTCGACCAGGTGCTGGACGCCATCACCGGCAGCTTCGCGGCGGCCTACAGCTACGCGCTGCAGCACACCCTGTTCGACATGGGCAGCGCCGTGCTCGACGCCGCACCCAGCGTCGCCGAGGTGCGCTTCAGCTGCCCGAACAAGCACCACTTCGTGGTCGACCTGAGCCCGTTCGGGGTCGAGAACAACTGCGAGGTGCACTACGCCGCCGACCGGCCCTACGGCCTGATCGAGGCGACCGTCAAGCGCACCGAGGACGTCGACAAGACCTCGGCCTACGACCCCGGCCAGGCCTGGTAG